In Pyxicephalus adspersus chromosome 10, UCB_Pads_2.0, whole genome shotgun sequence, the DNA window GATTTCCAACAAAACTTTTTTCCGCATCTCAAACACGAATATGGCGTCTCCCCCGTGTGAGCCCTTAGATGAACAACAAGACGGGATTTAAAAGGAAAACGctttccacattctgaacatgaaaatCGCATCTCTGCTGCTTGAGATCCTTGTTGCTTATCAAGAAATGGTTTCTGTGGtaaagatttttcattttgtggATCTGCCTTCTTCTCTAGATGAGCTTTTTCATGTTTGTTAAGAGTGGTTTTCCACCTAAAGCttttcccacattcagaacatacATAAGGCTTCTCCCCCATGTGTGTTTTCTGGTGTGCAATAAGACCTGacttaaaataaaagtttcttcCGCACTCAGCACAGGAATGCGACCCTGCTCCTTTATGAGATCTTGGGTGAGAGATGTAAGTTGCTCTCCGGTTGAAACTTTCCCCACATTTTGAACAGGAAAATGGTTTACGGGGAGCATGCGTCCTCTCGTGGATAAGAAGATTCCATTTTTCACGAAAGTGCCTTCCACACTCTGAGCAGGAATATGGCTTGTCTCCCGTGTGAACTTTCTTATGTCTTGCTAGGGTGGATTTAATAGCAAAACGTCTTCCACATTTCAAACAGGAATAGGGCTTCTCCCCAGTGTGGGTTCTGCGATGGGCGATTAGATCTTGACTCTGGGCAAAACATCTCCCACATTCAGAACAGGAGTacggcttctcccctgtgtgtgTTCTCAGGTGTCTGATAAGGTAGGCTCTCCGGGAAAAACATTTAGCACACGCAGAACAAGAATATGGCTTCAATGTGTGAGAGATTGGTTCAGAAGACGATGATTCTTCACCACCTTTGTAACTCTTATGATGGGTGCCAAGACGTAAAAAACTTCTTCTTCTACCATATGTAGATGGCCTGTCTTTTGCTTTAGCACCTGAAAGTAGAAATTACCATTTTCAggttaaatgaaaatttaccatgGCTTTACATTAAAACGTTCTTCCACAAGAAACCTTTCTTTTCTTATTCTACCTACAGATGACCTCTTCCCATGGACTATCACTATTTCAGCCCTTACTGTATGTCTgggtaaaagtaaaactaatctATTCAGTACATCTGAAGACATTTGCCCATATTTATTATTAGTGAGctccaaaccttttttttgggtTCACAACAAACAGCTCTGAAATAGCAACCAGCTTTGGACTACAAAACTCAGCCTATCCCCTGGCCCAAGAATACACCAAATTTTCTACAAGCAATACAATGCTGCCATGACTTCCACAGGCCTGCCCAATCACAGTGGATAAAGGGATCTAGGGAGATTTAGCCCTGGAGATATGCCTTAATTGATATAAATTGATTTTGTAGCATCTGCATTCATTTTCCTGAAAgtaaattaaagtaataaaaacaggtCTCGCtacagaaacaaagtaaaattaaataatcaTTGTTGGCACGGGTTCTAGAGTGTTGGAAGATTTTGGGGAGTCAATTTGGGTCAACCATTTGGAGCAAGAGTTGCAGACGAGCTCAATTGGTAAATGACATATACAACTAGAGTCTAGTCAAGGCTGATGGCTGCAGACTCCCCCACTGGGCACATACTGTCCCTCCATTACTATCTACTGACATAGGCTAAATCGAGAAGTGTCCCAGATTCTTCTTGTTCAGTGTTTATTCCTCACCTGTGCTGATCTTTGGGGGGATTTCCTCCCTACACAGATCATCTCCACTAATAGATGCCTCTtgctcatcatcatcatcatcatcatcatcatcatcttcttcttttacTTCAACTTTAACGATATTATCGTCCTGAAATGACATATAATACaaactaaattttattatttaattggtGGTTACACAAGAGTTGTCAAGTTATCTCCCTGATTTGGCATTTTGTCACCAGTTCAGGCTGGTAAGGGAAACTTGCCAAGGCACTTTGTTTTTGAGTAAGAAAGGAAAAGGATGTAACCAATGTCAGCATTCTATTACACAGGGCCCAAGTGAAAAGGAAGATGCTAGAGTTCTACTGCAACTGTTGGCTTTTCAGAAGTTTGTTTCTAGGAACGTAGAAGGATTTTTCCTAATCATGCAGGGTAAGAAACCCAAACGTAGCAATTGCACTGAAAAAGTGTCCGACATAATTTGCATTGGTCTAGGCAAGTTTCCACCATATTTGGTGAGAACGTGAATTCTACTTACTTGGTCACTGTGTGTAGCTTTAGGATCTTCTGGTGTAAGTTCCGTGGAATTAACAGGACTCGAACATCGGTCGGGTGTATTTATGTTATAGGATCCATCTGCAGGAAACACACATATGTAAGTGTAACAATACAATGTTCTTTAATACTGGACTTTAAACGCTATACTTTATTTTCAAAGAGGGCACAACTTAATGTTATCATTGtatcacattttcacattacatcCACTTATTAACCTGCTAATTGTTCTGAATATTAAAATTCCCCAAATGCATACGGACCTGTAGTCTTAAAGTGCTTGTATGCTTCATCATTTAACATATCCTTTACAATGGTGGAAAATGTGGAAAATCCACTTTCTGAAGCTGGAGTAAAAAA includes these proteins:
- the LOC140339741 gene encoding uncharacterized protein isoform X2; translation: MSFQDDNIVKVEVKEEDDDDDDDDDDEQEASISGDDLCREEIPPKISTGAKAKDRPSTYGRRRSFLRLGTHHKSYKGGEESSSSEPISHTLKPYSCSACAKCFSRRAYLIRHLRTHTGEKPYSCSECGRCFAQSQDLIAHRRTHTGEKPYSCLKCGRRFAIKSTLARHKKVHTGDKPYSCSECGRHFREKWNLLIHERTHAPRKPFSCSKCGESFNRRATYISHPRSHKGAGSHSCAECGRNFYFKSGLIAHQKTHMGEKPYVCSECGKSFRWKTTLNKHEKAHLEKKADPQNEKSLPQKPFLDKQQGSQAAEMRFSCSECGKRFPFKSRLVVHLRAHTGETPYSCLRCGKKFCWKSGFLKHAKVHAGEKLDPEQEAVLIQQSDLDKRQESSKGGKPYICSECGKCFSVRSRLHVHQRTHTGEKPYPCSECGKCFSAKSRLLIHERAHTGEKPYECKECGKCYVDKYLLQRHQKSHVIVKPFSCDQCGKRFLQKSTLINHEKFHSGDKPYPCLECGKSFLIKERLIRHQMSHTGERPFPCPECGKCFMQKSDFVKHFRSHTGEKPFPCLECGKCFSRRDRLSRHRMIHTGERPYSCTECGKSFIQKADFAKHQRSHTGEKPFSCSECGKSFSLKPSLIKHERVHTGERPYTCLECGKRFTAKITFYRHQKSHVSEKPFPCSECGKSFLWKSTLSKHQKTHAKVKS